In a single window of the Dinghuibacter silviterrae genome:
- a CDS encoding CAP domain-containing protein: MRTLFPAVWPAMAGLCIAGVYGCTKEAGSTPASPSSFVVAFASDSAGRSAAMTDYRTNYLGSAVASVGWTGHSSDCDQGDTPDSVKARELQRLNYFRRLCSLPPVTLNRDYTLKAQQAALMMKDNDALDHYPPLTWKCFTLDGQLAAANSNLTLGVSGPDAIDLYISDPGVTTLGHRRWALYPALAEVGTGDTDFTNALWVIGGFGARPSNTFTAYPGSGYIPAPLVYSVWSFSVSAADFSSASVTVSDSTGFAYPVTLSLTDRGYGDNTLGWTFQQDFSSLKTDLRLDVTVSGVRVDRALHSYKYTVYIMAV; encoded by the coding sequence ATGAGGACCTTATTCCCGGCCGTGTGGCCGGCAATGGCAGGGTTATGCATTGCCGGTGTCTACGGTTGTACAAAGGAAGCGGGCTCCACCCCAGCCTCCCCTTCCTCGTTCGTGGTCGCCTTTGCCTCCGACTCCGCAGGTCGCAGCGCCGCTATGACCGACTATCGTACTAATTACCTCGGCTCCGCTGTGGCTTCCGTCGGTTGGACTGGCCATAGCTCCGACTGCGACCAAGGCGACACCCCCGACTCTGTTAAAGCTCGTGAGCTCCAACGCCTCAACTACTTCCGGCGGCTTTGTTCGCTGCCACCGGTCACCCTCAACCGTGACTATACTTTAAAGGCCCAGCAAGCCGCGCTCATGATGAAAGACAACGACGCGCTCGACCACTATCCCCCCCTCACCTGGAAATGCTTTACGTTGGACGGCCAGCTCGCCGCTGCCAATTCCAACCTCACCCTCGGTGTTTCCGGCCCCGACGCCATCGATCTGTATATTTCCGATCCCGGTGTCACCACCCTCGGCCACCGCCGCTGGGCCCTCTACCCCGCCCTCGCTGAGGTCGGCACCGGGGATACCGATTTCACCAACGCCCTTTGGGTCATCGGCGGGTTCGGGGCCCGGCCCTCCAATACGTTTACAGCTTATCCCGGGAGTGGCTACATACCGGCGCCCCTCGTCTACTCCGTCTGGTCTTTTTCGGTGTCGGCCGCGGACTTCTCTTCCGCCTCCGTTACCGTTTCCGACAGCACTGGTTTTGCGTATCCCGTGACCCTTTCTCTTACCGACAGGGGCTACGGCGATAACACCCTCGGGTGGACTTTTCAACAGGACTTTTCGTCTTTGAAGACCGACTTGCGGCTAGACGTGACCGTATCCGGCGTCCGCGTGGACAGGGCACTGCATAGTTATAAGTATACGGTGTATATTATGGCGGTGTAG
- the tyrS gene encoding tyrosine--tRNA ligase: MPKNLIQELQWRGMIQDITPGTEEQLTKEMTSAYIGFDPTADSLHIGSLVPILLLVHLQRSGHKPIALVGGATGMIGDPSFKSEERKLLDEATLLHNLSGIRAQLEQFLDFDPSLPNAAEVVNNYDWFKDMGFLQFIRDIGKHISVNYMMSKDSVRKRLDSDSGISFTEFTYQLIQGYDYYWLNAHKNCKIQMGGSDQWGNITTGTEIIRRMGGGEAFAFTCPLMTKADGGKFGKTEKGNVWLDPKKTSPYQFYQFWLNASDEDATKWIRIFTFLSQENVNELLSENQNEPGLRKLQKRLGKEVTTFVHGQEAYEFAVRASELLFANDTIGLLNELTETQLLEILEGVPTVSYPGNRLQEGVDIVSFLAETGIFPSKGEARKMVQGGGVSINKAKVEGTDNTLTLSSLLHDRYLLVQKGKTKYFLVKAE, translated from the coding sequence ATGCCGAAAAATCTCATACAAGAGCTACAATGGAGGGGTATGATCCAGGACATCACACCCGGTACGGAAGAACAGTTAACGAAGGAAATGACCAGTGCCTATATCGGTTTCGACCCTACCGCCGATTCCCTGCATATCGGAAGTCTCGTCCCTATCCTGCTCCTGGTCCACCTCCAACGCTCCGGGCACAAGCCCATCGCCCTCGTCGGCGGCGCCACCGGCATGATCGGCGACCCCTCCTTTAAATCCGAGGAACGCAAGCTCCTCGATGAAGCCACCCTACTACACAATTTGAGCGGCATCCGGGCACAGCTCGAACAATTCCTGGATTTCGACCCTTCCCTGCCCAACGCCGCCGAGGTCGTAAACAACTACGACTGGTTCAAAGACATGGGCTTTTTGCAGTTCATCCGCGACATCGGCAAACACATCTCCGTCAACTATATGATGTCCAAGGACAGCGTCCGTAAGCGCTTAGACTCCGACAGCGGCATCAGCTTTACCGAATTCACTTACCAACTCATCCAGGGATACGACTACTACTGGCTCAACGCCCACAAAAACTGCAAGATCCAGATGGGCGGCAGCGATCAGTGGGGGAATATCACCACAGGCACCGAGATCATCCGCCGGATGGGCGGGGGCGAGGCCTTTGCCTTCACCTGCCCCCTCATGACAAAGGCAGACGGTGGAAAGTTCGGCAAAACCGAAAAGGGCAACGTCTGGCTCGACCCCAAAAAGACCTCCCCCTACCAATTCTACCAATTCTGGCTCAATGCATCCGACGAGGACGCCACCAAATGGATAAGGATATTTACTTTTCTTTCCCAAGAAAATGTTAATGAATTGTTGTCCGAAAACCAAAACGAACCTGGATTACGTAAATTGCAAAAACGTTTAGGCAAGGAGGTGACCACCTTCGTTCACGGGCAAGAAGCGTACGAATTTGCAGTAAGGGCCTCTGAACTCCTCTTTGCAAACGATACCATTGGATTATTAAACGAGCTTACCGAAACGCAATTATTGGAAATCCTGGAGGGTGTGCCGACAGTGTCTTACCCGGGGAACCGCCTTCAAGAAGGCGTGGATATAGTATCCTTCCTCGCTGAAACCGGAATATTTCCAAGCAAAGGTGAAGCCCGGAAAATGGTGCAGGGCGGTGGCGTCAGCATCAATAAAGCCAAAGTCGAAGGAACCGACAACACTTTGACCCTCAGCTCACTGTTACACGATCGCTACTTGCTTGTGCAAAAGGGAAAGACCAAGTATTTTCTTGTAAAAGCCGAATAG